In Bacteroidota bacterium, a single window of DNA contains:
- a CDS encoding type II toxin-antitoxin system PemK/MazF family toxin — translation MKKWTIYQANLDPVIGSEQGKSRPVLIISEEEINKLLNIVNIIPITSKKVGRQIYPNESFIPSDKFGLPNNSIALCHQIRTIDKRRLSKLYGEINDPQLQDEIIEALCFQLGINRN, via the coding sequence ATGAAAAAATGGACTATTTATCAAGCGAACCTAGATCCTGTTATTGGTTCAGAGCAAGGAAAATCAAGACCTGTATTAATTATAAGCGAAGAAGAAATAAATAAACTTCTCAATATTGTTAATATAATTCCTATTACATCTAAAAAGGTTGGACGTCAAATATATCCCAATGAATCCTTTATTCCTTCCGACAAATTTGGTCTTCCAAATAATTCTATTGCATTATGCCATCAAATAAGAACAATTGATAAGAGGAGATTGAGCAAATTATATGGCGAAATTAACGACCCGCAATTACAAGATGAAATTATTGAAGCTCTATGTTTTCAATTAGGAATTAACCGAAACTAA
- the paaZ gene encoding phenylacetic acid degradation bifunctional protein PaaZ: protein MQLQNYALGKWTTSADKGQTLYNAITGDAIATASSKGLDFAAMLDYSRKVGGTKLRKMTFQERGRMLKALALHLLEKKDAFYKLSWATGATKIDSWVDIEGGIGNLFSYASLRRQFPDEPYFVDGEIARLSKGNTFIGNHICVPKQGTAIHINAFNFPVWGMLEKVAVNWLAGVPAIVKPATITSFLTEAVAKEIIASGILPEGALQLICGSANGILDHVINQDVVTFTGSASTGKMLKAHPRLLEEAVPFNMEADSLNCCILGMDVTPDKPEFDIFIKEVVREITTKAGQKCTAVRRIMVPENKVEDVRNAISKRLAQTIIGDPNVEGVRMGSLAGETQRKEVLEKVELLSKTQKLIIGDFENYEVKGADKNKGAFMPPIIFLNENPFKNTDCHNIEAFGPVSTLMPYKNTEEAIELAKMGKGSLVSSIVTADDKIAREYVLGAACMHGRILVLNNDCVKESTGHGSPMPMLVHGGPGRAGGGEEMGGKRGIMHYMQRTAIQGSPTTLTAVTNQYQYGGKYILKDVHPFRQYFEDLEVGETLITATHTVTEDDVVNFANLSGDKFYAHLDPNSLDGTIFKRTVAHGYFILSRAAGLFVDPPKGPVLLNYGIDECRFTKPIYPGMTIGVRFTCKEKVEQEKKNEEDIAKGIVKWVVDVYDASPQEVRDKYGLEGATGDTVAIATILTMVKKRMD from the coding sequence ATGCAATTACAAAATTACGCATTAGGCAAGTGGACAACTAGTGCCGACAAAGGACAAACTTTATACAATGCGATAACCGGAGATGCTATAGCAACTGCATCAAGCAAGGGTCTTGATTTTGCTGCGATGCTAGATTATTCCAGAAAAGTTGGTGGAACAAAACTTCGCAAAATGACTTTTCAAGAGCGAGGTAGAATGTTGAAGGCGCTCGCGTTGCATTTGCTTGAAAAGAAAGATGCATTCTATAAATTATCTTGGGCAACAGGTGCTACAAAAATTGATAGTTGGGTGGATATTGAAGGAGGAATTGGAAATTTGTTTTCGTATGCTTCGTTGCGCAGACAGTTTCCAGATGAGCCTTATTTTGTGGATGGAGAGATAGCTCGACTTTCAAAAGGAAATACGTTTATCGGAAATCATATTTGTGTTCCTAAGCAAGGTACTGCAATACATATTAACGCATTTAACTTTCCTGTTTGGGGAATGCTAGAAAAGGTGGCTGTTAATTGGCTTGCGGGAGTTCCTGCAATTGTAAAGCCTGCAACCATTACTTCTTTTTTAACAGAAGCAGTTGCCAAAGAAATTATAGCAAGTGGTATATTGCCGGAAGGTGCATTGCAATTGATTTGTGGCAGTGCCAATGGAATTTTAGATCATGTTATCAATCAAGATGTGGTTACTTTTACGGGCTCGGCATCAACAGGAAAAATGCTGAAGGCGCATCCAAGGTTATTGGAAGAGGCAGTACCATTCAATATGGAAGCGGATTCTTTAAACTGCTGTATTCTTGGAATGGATGTAACTCCTGATAAACCGGAGTTTGATATTTTTATTAAAGAAGTTGTAAGAGAAATAACAACAAAAGCCGGCCAAAAGTGTACTGCAGTGCGCAGAATTATGGTTCCTGAAAATAAAGTAGAGGATGTGCGTAATGCAATTAGCAAACGTTTGGCTCAAACCATCATTGGCGACCCGAATGTGGAAGGAGTTAGGATGGGTTCTCTTGCGGGAGAAACACAACGTAAGGAAGTTTTAGAGAAAGTGGAATTGTTATCTAAAACACAAAAACTAATTATTGGTGATTTTGAAAATTATGAAGTAAAAGGTGCTGATAAAAACAAAGGAGCATTTATGCCTCCAATCATTTTCTTGAATGAAAATCCTTTTAAAAACACCGATTGCCACAATATAGAAGCATTTGGACCGGTAAGTACACTAATGCCTTACAAGAATACAGAAGAAGCTATTGAACTAGCTAAAATGGGCAAAGGCTCGTTGGTAAGCTCTATTGTAACGGCTGATGATAAAATTGCAAGAGAATACGTATTAGGTGCAGCATGTATGCATGGTAGAATATTGGTGTTGAATAATGATTGTGTAAAAGAAAGTACAGGGCACGGCTCTCCAATGCCAATGCTAGTGCATGGTGGGCCGGGTAGGGCAGGAGGAGGAGAGGAAATGGGGGGGAAGCGTGGTATTATGCACTACATGCAGCGAACCGCTATACAAGGTTCTCCTACAACATTAACGGCTGTTACCAACCAATACCAGTATGGTGGAAAATATATTCTAAAAGATGTACATCCTTTCCGCCAATACTTTGAAGATTTAGAAGTAGGCGAAACGCTTATTACTGCTACGCATACAGTAACCGAAGATGATGTAGTAAACTTTGCCAATTTAAGTGGTGATAAATTTTATGCGCATTTAGATCCTAATTCCTTAGATGGAACCATCTTTAAACGCACTGTTGCTCATGGCTATTTTATTTTATCGCGAGCAGCCGGTTTGTTTGTGGACCCTCCAAAAGGACCGGTATTATTGAATTACGGAATAGACGAATGCCGTTTTACAAAACCTATTTACCCGGGCATGACTATTGGTGTGCGCTTTACCTGTAAAGAAAAAGTAGAACAAGAGAAAAAGAATGAAGAAGATATTGCCAAAGGTATTGTAAAATGGGTGGTTGATGTGTACGATGCTAGCCCGCAGGAAGTGCGAGATAAATATGGCTTGGAAGGCGCCACTGGCGATACGGTTGCTATTGCTACTATTTTGACGATGGTGAAGAAGAGGATGGATTAG
- a CDS encoding energy transducer TonB, protein MKFLFLLFHIPLYFFSQSKGYTGGRIIINPKDNFKYEIIGKDTMLVVDKLPEFKGGQVGLINFLKSNVIYPEGAIRDSISGIVILRFTITAKGEVSKISVLKSVRDDLDSSAIETVAKMPKWNPGYQGDIAVPVVYNLPINFIRNPK, encoded by the coding sequence ATGAAATTTTTATTTCTTTTATTTCATATCCCATTATATTTTTTTTCGCAATCTAAAGGATATACAGGTGGTAGAATAATAATCAACCCTAAAGACAATTTTAAATATGAAATAATAGGTAAAGATACTATGTTAGTTGTTGATAAGCTTCCTGAGTTTAAAGGTGGGCAAGTTGGATTGATAAACTTTCTTAAAAGTAATGTTATATATCCGGAAGGCGCAATTAGAGATTCAATTAGCGGTATTGTAATACTCCGCTTCACAATTACAGCGAAAGGTGAGGTTTCGAAAATTAGCGTTTTGAAAAGTGTTAGAGATGATTTAGATTCAAGTGCGATTGAAACTGTTGCGAAAATGCCAAAATGGAATCCTGGTTATCAGGGCGATATTGCTGTGCCAGTAGTTTATAATCTTCCAATTAATTTTATTCGTAATCCTAAGTAG